The Pungitius pungitius chromosome 10, fPunPun2.1, whole genome shotgun sequence DNA window CGCGTGCATTTCCATAATTCTTAACAGCGTCACTGTATTTGGTTTAATGTTGAGGGGGCCGGACCTTTTTCAAAATCAACTCcattcagctcttttttttttcttccgtgaTGAAGCTGTCGAGTGTTTTTCATGtttatgtgagagagagattctAGATGGATGCTTTAATCCATCACAATGCCTCCTGTGAGCCAATTGAAATACGCGACATGTAAATAAAGTTCAACAAATTCCTTCAATGAATCAGAAGCATTAAGTAACAAAACTAAAGTCCCCTTTTGTATTCTGTTTGAGAAGATCCAGATAAAATGACTTTAAGCGTACGGCATCCAACAAAGCTGGACAAACACCCCAATGGAGATCAGGTCAAACAAATGGACCTGCGACTGTGAACTTTCAGTCGAATTTGTCCTTTCGTTCTATCGGAATGAATCCACAGTCACGGTGACACGCTTGCGTCACGTCTGCAACGTGTCACACGGTGTCCCTTTTGTTGAGGAGGAAGTGGCAAGAAGCTCTTGTTCCATCCTGGGTTCCTCCTGGTGGAACCTCCCTCCCCTTCAATGAGCCAGACGCAAAACTATCTGTTTTGAAATaagtttctttgctttttttgttttgttttgatttatgtTCCTCTCGAGTCTAAAGTAATGCGTTTCGGAGCGAGCCCCAATGATTTATAGATGCTTCTAGACATAGAATTATGTGATGGGAACAGCATGGTGTTTTTCCCCCACAGGAACACAGAGCGTCAACAGGATCATTCAGACACCAAAACTCAGACGTTTCTCCTTTTGCGACGCGTGAATGGTTGGTTGATATTTAAGTGGGATGACAGACAgctaaaatattgtttttcataATATTTTCACAGAACACcataatgaaatatgcattttcaTTAGATCCAAAGGGAGAGTTCCACAGTGTTAGTTCATATGGTAATTTGAagttttacatatatattttacaggCGGCATCAGAAAATAATTTCCGTCTTGATGATGCTAAGATTTCACTTTTGCAACCTTTTGGAATGATACTGTttaagggggggcgggggggggggctgcaggtaTTTGCTCATTTCTaatcaaaaacaacagagagaTTTAGTGGTAACGGTACCAGTATCCAGCAGCGCTCATTAGCTCCttttgcatgtctgtgtgtctggAAGTTTAAGACACTCATTTCCATCTACGATCTGGTGCCTAAAAGGGAGCAGAAATGCAAATCTGTCTcttgcgttgttgttgttttttgccgcAACACCCAGTGCACTCGAAGCCATCCACACCAGACGTGTGCCAACAGCAGACTGGGAGAGCAATGACTTCACTTTTGGAGGGTTTTGGCAGATGCACATTGTGTTGCAGAGGAGTTCTCACCAACCCCATTGGGACTCATGAGTCatgctcccctccccccccccccccccccccccccccccccccctcacggagGAGTGAAGCAGCAGAGCAAGCACTCTCTCTGGATGTCTGAGTGtcaatttattacatttattaaacacCAGTATGCTCaagagctttttttgttttttttgcgatAGCTGCACCGTGATTTCTGCAGCATTTCATTTACGGTAATGAAACACACAAGAAACCAGTTTTGAGGTAATGTCCCCAAGCGGGGTGCGTACCTATAAGCATTTCCGCTCACGAAACGGTTGTTTTAATCAAGAGGTCCCGTGGGTTGGTACCCAACGCGTCATAAAGACATACCACAGCTTTGTCTAATTCACTTAAATCCAAAGGGGAGACGGATGAGCCGATGCTGCGCCATCGCTGCTTGTAAAACAGTCATTTATAGGACCGACAGCGATCAAAACTGTACTGTTCTCGCTGAGGTGTAGCAACTCCAACTAAACAGTGAGCTAAACTCTCTCTTATTCATGAACATGAAGACATCCTGAGTTCCTCTTATGCAGATTTATTATCTTCACATTGTGCTGAATCCATACACATGAGATGAGTGATGAGAGACGAGAGAGTGAAACtaggaaacaaacagcaaaacactATAATTAGCTAAGCCACCTAGCTTACATGACCATTACTTTTACAGCAAAAATCAATATGCTTCACAGTTAACTCAGTCAGAACGAGGATTATATACATACAAGCGATGCTTCTGCTGGGGAGTCAACGaacatgatgtattttctctggCGCGATGACTGTTTGAATTTCCAATGCGTTATCTAACGTGGTGAATTCTACGTAGCGTCCTACTTCCGGTTTTAGCGCagtaaacaaatgtcaaaataagagtctccatgaactacttcctgttttagctcagtaaaccaatgtcaaaataagagtctgcaTGGACTGAAACTATGCCgagttaaatgcataaaaattcAACTTAAATGCCTAAAGGGCAACACACTCCCCGTCTGACCTTAAAGGTCACTATATTGAATGTCTCTGAACCATCAGTCTTCGGCCAGAAGAAGAACGACCTCTGACACTGGTCTCAAGAACACCTTCACAGTCCCTTGGTCCGCCGTCTTGAGTTCCACCTTCCTTACTTTGCCGTCTCTCCCAGGAAAGACGGCTGTGATCCTTGCCATAGGCCACGCGTTACGTGCAGCTTGACTATTCTTCAGGAGCACACTGTCCCCTTCTTTGAGGTCTCGTTGGACATCTCTCCATTTGTGGCGAGCTTGTAGAGTGGGGAGGAACTCCTGACGCCAGCGACGCCAGAATCTGTCAGCGAGAACCTGAACTTGTTTCCATTGTCTGCTGAGAAGATCATTGTCTGTGAAGTCTCCAGGTGGTGGAGTAACGCCAACCTTCTGGGTGAGTATCATTGCAGGAGACAGTGCAAACGGTGACTCTGGGTCAGTCGAGACTGGAACAAGTGGTCTTGCATTGATTATCGCAGTAACTTCCATCATGAGTGTGCACAAGAGGTCGTGGGTAAGTTGGACGCGGTCTTGGAGCAAGATCCCGTCGAGGATCCGTCTTGACAGGCCTATCATACGTTCCCATGATCCTCCCATATGGGACGCATGGGGAGGATTAAACACCCATGAGCACCCATGTTGACTCAAGAAGTTCTGTACTGTGATGTCGGATTTTTGTTGGCTTAGTCCCAGTTCCTTTGCAGCGGAAACAAAGTTTGTTGCACGGTCTGATCTTATCTGCTTTGCAGGTCCCCGTATGGCAAAGAAACGTCTCAATGCATTGATGCAACTGGACGTATCTAGTGAGTCGATGATCTCGATGTGCACGGCACGGGAGCTCATGCAGCAGAAGAGCATTGCCCACCTTTTGCTTTGGGCCTGTCCTCCTCTTGTACGCCTGGTGACAATTTGCCATGGTCCGAACACATCCACTCCTACATAGGTGAAAGGTGGGCATGTGTGCAAGCATTCTGGGGGTAAGTCTGCCATGAGCTGTCCCTCTGTTCTTCGGCGTAACTTTCGGCACACTACACAGTTGTGCAAGACAGAGACAACTAGTCGTTTTCCCCCTATGACCCAGAAGCCTGCTGCTCTCAGAGCCCCTTCGGTGAGGTGGCGGCCTTGATGCTTCACCTCTTCATGATACTGTCGCACCAACAGCAAAGAAACGTGGCTGGTCTTGGGCACGATGATTGGATTTATTTCTTGCGCACTCAAGTCAGCGTGCTTTAATCTGCCGCCAACGCGCATCAGACCACCTTCGAGAACAGGTCTGAGCTTGTGAAGGGAACTGTTTTTGGATACAGCGTTTCCAAGCTCGAGAGCCGTGAGCTCTTTTGCAAAGACATCTTCCTGTGCGGCTCTGATAATGATGTGTCTCGCCTGAAGCAACTCATCCGGAGTACGTGGGAGGTTGCAGTGATGCCATCCTTTACACTCACTGGACTTGTCGTGTCTGTAAGTGCCAGCTATATGGATGAGTAGGGCGATAGCCCTGGTAAGGGCGCGCATGCATGAAAAGCGCTGTAACCGCGTGACGGTAAAGCCCCGGTTCTGAGTCTGAGTAAGAAAACTACTCACTTCGGGTCGTATTTCCATGTCTGATTCTGAGTTAACGAGTTCGAACGTCTGGCTTGAGTCTGTGTCAGATGAATTTGGTTTGTGCAAAAAGGCCGGTCCAGTGAACCACATAGTCTTTGTCAATTGGGACGCAGGAACTGACCTGGATGCGTGGTCAGCTGGGTTGTCCTCTGTGTTGACGTAGAACCACTGGTTAGGACTTGTGGACTGACGAATACGTCGGACTCGATTGTGAACGTAGACATAGAAGcgttttgtttgattgtgaaTGTATCCGAGCACGACCTTGCTGTCACAATAGAACTTGATCGCATCAAATTTCAGCTCCAGTTCATCTCGGATGAGCTCGGCGACTTCCACGGCTAATACTGCGGCACACAATTCCAACCGTGGAATGGTAGGTTCGGACTGTGGGGCCAGCTTAGCCTTTCCCAAGATGAATCCTACTTCGACTTGTCCCTCAGCTTGAATGGTCCTGAGATATGCCACTGCTCCAATGGCCTTCGTGGATGCGTCGGAAAAAACGCATAGCTCTGTGTGTACAGCATTGGGAAGTGATGTTGCTGTGTATGAACGTGGGATATGCAGATTGCTTAAGTCATGCAGTGACTCACGCCACGCTTCCCATTGCTTCAGCTTTTGTTCTGGAAGAGGAGCGTCCCAGTCGCAGGCGTTGACGCTGAGTTCCCTCAAGAGACCCTTGCCTTCAATAGTCACGGGTGCGACCATGCCTAAAGGATCGAACACGCTGTTCACTGTCGACAGAACTCCCCTGCGAGTGAAGGGTTTCTTGTGCTCTGAGACTGCAAAGGTGAAAGTGTCTGTCGTGGTCTCCCACAACAGTCCCAAACTGCGTTGCACTGGTGTAGCTTCACCGCTAAGGTCGAGGTCTTTCGGAACTGCTCTATCCTCTGGTGCAAAGGCCTGGAGGACGGTTTCGCTGTTTGAGGCGAACTTGTGAAGCCTCAGATTCGATTCGCTGAGAGAGGCCTGCGTTCTCCGTAGGAGGCTGATGGCTTCAGCTTCAGTTGGCACACTGATGAGCCCATCATCTACGTAAAAATGATGTTCGACGAACTGGACCGTGTCTTCTCCGTGTTTGTGAGCACCTTCATGGATGGCTCTCCTTAGTCCGTAGATGGCTACGGACGGTGACGGGCTGTTGCCGAATACATGGACTCTCATCCTGTAGTCGATGATATCCTTAGACATGTCGTTGTCTCTGTACCACAAAAACCTCAGATAGTTCCTATGGTCTCTTCGGACAAGAAAGCAGTGGAACATCTGCTGTATGTCGGCCATCACTGCTACCTGTTCCTTGCGAAAGCGGATCAACACCCCAATGAGGGAATTGTTGAGGTCTGGGCCTGACAGAAGAATGCCATTTAGAGATGTGCCGAAGTACTTTGCGCTGGAGTCAAACACCACGCGGATGCTTCCGGGCTTTTGTGGGTGGTAGACTCCGAAAGTGGGCAGGTACCAACACTCTTCGTTCTCCTCTAGTGGAGGAGCCACTTCAGCATGTCTGTTGTCgaatattttcttcatgaacTCTAGAAACTGGTCTCTCATCTCAGTTTTCCTCCGCAGCGTCTTCTCCAGGGAGGTGAAGCGAGTGAACACCTGCTCGCGGTTGTTCGATAGACGTTGACGGGGAACTCTAAAGGGGAGAGGAGCGACCCAGTTGTTTGACGTGTCTCGGTACGTTTCTTGCTCCATGATTTCCAAAAAGATGGTGTCCTCTATGGACGGGGCAGGTTTGTTGTCGGACTCAGTCTCGTTGAAGACATCTAATCCAAGAACCTTCGACGATGCCTTGTGTGGTTTGTTCTTTTGCTCCCTGCTGTGGGACACATGTTCAGTCAGCTTCATGTTGCCTTCACATGGTCTGAGAATAGAGGGTCGGCCGTTCTCCAGCACACTTGTCTTGAACGTGCTCACGGCTGGTTTGTGTGCGTTCCCTAGGCACACGTCTCCTACCAGGACCCATCCCAAATCCAGTCTTTGTGCAAAGGGGGCGTTGTGAGGTCCGTTCACTTGTTGTCGGACTTTATGGACCCTCACAATGTCTCTGCCCAGCAAGATGAGGATTTCCGCCTTGGGGTCAAGTCCTGGTATGTGTGCCGCTACCCTTCGTAGGTGAGGATGGTGACGGGCTGCATCAGGCGTTGGTATTTCAGAGCGATCGATGAGGATGTCATTACACTCGATTAGCGGTGGTAGCGGTAGGATAGTCTGTCCATCAAGCGATTCGACCTGGAAACCCTCTGCCTTCCTGCCTGACGTCTCAACCAATCCGGAACAAGTCTTCAGTGAGTAGGGGAATGATTGGCCTTCGATGTTGAAAAGCTCAAAGAAGTCTGATCGCACCAGCGAGCGGTTGCTTTGATCGTCCAAAATGACGTACATGTTGGTTGCCTTCTCACGTTGACCTTGAGGGTATATCCTTACCAGACAGATCTTCGAGCAGGATCTTCCTATTTGCTCTGGACCACATACCTGGGTACAGTGTGACGAGATAGCTGTGCTGTCGCAAGcatgttcctcttcctccccgccaTTGTCTGGTGGGGGTGTAGGCCTTCTGTAGACTTGAGGTGGTGGGCCAGGATGCATAGCGGCATGATGTCGGTCACTGTCGCACTCTATGCACCTTACTGTTGCTTTACAGTCTCTTGCGAGATGACTGGCTGATGTGCAGCACTTGAAACAAATTCCGTTCTCCTTGAGgatgctctttctttcttcgaGGGTATTGCCTCTAAGTACTTTGCACTTCCTTAGTGGATGTGGTTTGTTGTGAATGAGACAGTTTTTCTCACCGGGCTTTCTCTCCGGTGAGATCGGAGGTGAGTTTTCACCAGAAGAGATGTCAGTCTTGTGAACGGATATCTTTCTTCCATAGTTATTTGAGACTACCTTATCTGACTTCGGTCCGTTGGTGTTGGCGCATAGAACTATGAAACTGGGGTCATTTCTCCGGCGTGCTTCATGGCAGATGAAGTCGGCAAAGTAATTGAATGGAGGAAAGTAGCCATTGTTATCTTCTTTAAACTTGGAGCCGACTGAGAGCCATTTCTCCTGTAGCCCGTGAGGGAGTTTCTCCACGATGGGACCAATGCCTCTGGCGGTATCCAGGTAAGTCAATCCTGTGAGGTAACCTTCTTCTCTGGCACCCTGAAGTTCCATAAGAAGGTCGCCTAGGTCCCTCAGCTTCCCGTAATCTTTGTTTGATATTCTTGGGAATTCGTCCAATCTCTTAAAAAGCGACTTCTCCATTACTTCAGGTGCAGCGTAGCACTCTTGGAGGCGTTCCCAGGCCTTTTTAAGTGCTATATCTGGGTTCCTGACATGTACAGAGCGAATCCTTCTGATGTGTTTCACGGACTCTGGTCCGAGCCATTTAATAAGCAAATCCAACATTTCAGTGGAGGTGAGTCCTAAGCCTGTAGTAGCGTTGCTGAATGATGACTGCCATGCTAAATAATTTTCAGGTTTATCGTCGAATTGGTAGAGACTCGTACTCACCAAATCGCGACGAGCCAGGAATCGTGCCAGGTGTTCTGTTTCAGGTATCACTCTTGGGATGTATGGTGCGTGCACAGGCACATATGATGGAGCTGCCGCTTTAAGTTGTGGTTTGAGAGGCTGATGTATCATCTTGGTTTTCGCCGGTGCTGTGTTATGCTCAGATGGTCTATTATGGGTTTCAACCTCTTCTTGCCTTTCTTGTAACTGTAAGTTGCGTCCTGATGGAGGATCCCATGTGACGTAGCTCCCTTCTGACGATGCTGCCGCAGGGAATGTTGCATGGGCTGATGCATGAGTTTGTACTACGTTATGTTCGGCTTGCGCTTCGACGTATTCTTTAGTGCGTGTTACAATTTCGCCTTGTAAATTTGCCCGAGAAGATATGTCGGTCTTGATTGAATCTTCTAGATCCAGTTCAGCTGCTTCCAATGCCTCCGCTTGGGCAATGGCTGCAGCTGCCTTTCTTCGAAGCTCGAGTGCGCCTAGTTTGGCTTCCAGCTTTGCTTTTCCTAATTGAAGCTCCGCTTCCTTCGCTGCCCTTTCTACCTTCAGCTGTGCTTCTTCCTCAGCGAATGCTGCTCGTGCCTTCGCTGCCTCTGCTCTAGCGCGTGCCCTTACTGTGGCACTCGATGCTGTTGACTGAAAGCTTTTTGATTTCCTAGTACGCACAGATGCATTGTCAGTCCTTTCTGCTTCCATTTTACCTCTCTGCTTGCTTATCAGAACGTTGAACTCAAGCTGGATTACGCTTTTTCACTGTACTGTTCTCGCTGAGGTGTAGCAACTCCAACTAAACAGTGAGCTAAACTCTCTCTTATTCATGAACATGAAGACATCCTGAGTTCCTCTTATGCAGATTTATTATCTTCACATTGTGCTGAATCCATACACATGAGATGAGTGATGAGAGACGAGAGAGTGAAACtaggaaacaaacagcaaaacactATAATTAGCTAAGCCACCTAGCTTACATGACCATTACTTTTACAGCAAAAATCAATATGCTTCACAGTTAACTCAGTCAGAACGAGGATTATATACATACAAGCGATGCTTCTGCTGGGGAGTCAACGaacatgatgtattttctctggCGCGATGACTGTTTGAATTTCCAATGCGTTATCTAACGTGGTGAATTCTACGTAGCGTCCTACTTCCGGTTTTAGCGCagtaaacaaatgtcaaaataagagtctccatgaactacttcctgttttagctcagtaaaccaatgtcaaaataagagtctgcaTGGACTGAAACTATGCCgagttaaatgcataaaaattcAACTTAAATGCCTAAAGGGCAACACAAAAACCCTTAACTTAAAGAAGCGCCGACTTAACGGCTTTAAAAGGTCAAAACCCGACTCGCCGCGTTGCCCAATAGGCTAAAAGCGTGCAGCACCGCTTGTGCCCTGTTAGCATCGTTGGGGCTGTTAGCACCGTTAGCCTGTTGAGAGACGAGTGggtgaatattaaaataaatattgcttAAAATTTAGATACAAAAAATGTGATCCAATTTCAGAGACAATTTGTCACTCACCACAGGACTTCGATTGGTGTAATTCTTTGTCTATGGGTGTTGATGAGTTGTGTCTTTATTGTCTAGAGCCTTGTCTTCCAAGATAAACGGGTGCAAATGAAACAGATTTTAAATGGACCCGGGGTCACTTTATAACTACGTGTCACAACACAACCTCTGCATCTCCACACTCCAGATTAAGCTCTGAGGTGGTTGCAATTGTTTTTGACTTTAATAGGCACATTATTTTTGattgtcttgtttgttttcatgggtttaacgttgtttttttttcatattgatcTGCATCTTATGTGCTGCAAAGAAAGGCCTGTCGGCTTTATTTGATGCTAATCAGCTTTCAAACTGAGCTTTCTTAATAGGATGAAGAACATCCCTACAGTTAACTATTCATCAGTTCCAGAGCAAAACAACATGTGGTTGAAAAGTCCAAAAAAGGCCCACAGCATTTCCGTGAGGAAGCTGTCACCAACTCCGCTTTCAAACTCTCATTTTAAACACCTTTCTCTGTCCATAACTGACTCACACTGAGTCATGTGTCCTTTTACTCTTCGACATTGAGATTCGAAGCCATCAATGTTGACTCCGGGGTCCAAACTGGGCATCGGGGAAGCAGCGCCCTCCGCGGCTTCTGAGAGGAAACCCGACGACGAAACTCTCCACTGAAGCTTGTGATGGAGATAAAAGATAAAGAACCAGTGAGGAGACATCAAATGCATGTGAAGTCACGGATTAAACCAAACGTCTCATTCATATTCAAGGAACGCCTACAGGAAAGCATCCAGTGTGTTAAAAAGCTTCTATTGGCAGCCGTGGTTTGGACTACGGCTCATTGGGAATGACAGCGAGCCGTGTAAACATATTGAGTGCAAAAAACTTGGTAAAATGCCACAACATGTGGTCGCTTGAGACGTCAGTCCCTGCAGCGGCATGTTGTACCCTGAggattttctttcatctttaagGGGACACTAAGATGACATTTGAAATGAGAGGAAACAATGAATGCAACTtccatttctctctttcttttgcaACCTCAGCTCATGGTGGCAATTATTGGGTCTTTGTAGATAAATACTGTCACACGTCCACGTCTGGGCCGCGCGGCTCACTTCTCTTATTATTTGTGCAATTTGAAACCGTGTTGCCCCTTTTTTATACGCCTAGCAAATCCCAAAtccatctttgtttgtttgctgtcGTGTTGATCCGACTCCATATCAGACATCTGTCCTCTGACGCGTTTGGCCTCATGGAGGAAAAATAACCGCACTCACAAACGAAGGATCGGACGCAGGCAGTTCCAGAGAGGggctcggcgggggggggggaaggtgagaGAAAAGCAATGTATTGGGTTCAGGTCGAGTCGTGCTGACCACAAATGAGCTTCAGCAGCACCGGGTTCCGTGTGAGGACGTTTATGGTTTCCCTTAAGGTGTCATGAGAGGGGGGGCAGCGATGCAACATGTTGGGCCTTGGGTTCATCAGAGAGAGGAGCCCTTCATTATGAgatgctgataaaaaaaaaacccgtgaCTGCATAAGTGGATGCCCTTTTTCCTCTAATTGGGCAGAGGGGAAAAAGCcagtgtttggatgtgaaatcATACAATGCTAACAGCCCATTCAAACGGGTTTTGATGAGAGGGTGCAGGCTCCAGGATCTATTTCTGCATGAAATGCGTtcggaaagtaaaaaaaaaaaaaaaaaaccataaatatattattcctctctctccgtcgcctctgtctctcctctatTGTCACACTGCCACCAGGAGGTTGTAAAGTGGTTTATTTTACACCCATTACATGCTGGGTAAATTATAGCCCTCAAATGTCAATTTGACAGCTGCGTGCCTTCAACAGATTCCATTTGAGCAGCAGGTTGCACAGTGTGCGCCCGCTCGGACGCGTACGCTCGCAACAGACGTTTCcacaagctccgccccccccccacccccccaccccgtgcgCGTTCTTCTGCAGTCCACGTGCGCGTCGAAAATAAGGGCTCAATGTGCTCGAGGGAGTGAACGGAGGCGTCCTTTCACATAGTAGACAACAGTTTGCGTGAAATGAGGTGTCAATCCTTCCCCCCACGCCTTCTTCCATCGCGCACCCTGTTGGGTGTCCGAAAGCCCGTCACGTCTCCACTCACTGGATCACGTGATCCAGTGAGTGGAGACGTGACGGGCTTTCGGACACCCAACAGTCCATCTCGAAACGCTTCAATGGGGACGCTTTCCAAGTTTCATGGAAcgttatacattttttttcttgttggtcataaatatttgaataatgttCGAGACTCACAGCCTCTTATTTTGTTTGAGGCCTCCGTCGCttcagaaaggaggaggaaatgatgtGGAGTTAGAAGAAGACTGAAGCTTGAAAAGAAGATTGGTTGTTCCATTTATATTGCCAGATTGCCATGGTAACTTAAGGTTGCCGAGGTGTAAGTATGATTACCCAACTGCTCACTGAGAAGTTTTCCCTCTAATCAACGGTGTATACAGAGATGATATTGTATCATATTATCATAtcataaatacatacaatatTACTATTATAAATAAGAATCTTTAGCATTATATGATGGTATCCTATCGCCACtctgtattttattgttatGTATGTAAAACATTGGAATTTGTTTTGCTGGAACTCTGAGGTTTCACATtgtcagttgaaaaaaaaactaagaaatGAAGTCCATGAATAAGAACAAAACTTCTCCGATGTCCTATAAAAGCGCGCCTTTGCGGCAAAAACACACCGCAGGTGAGGCGCGCGTGCCATCTCCCGCGCTTTACTccacggggagagagagagggagagagagagaggaagaggaagaggagaggaagcagacaAGATCTCAGCCACAAATCGCACGGAGGCAAAGGCAGAACTTGAGGTCcagaacattgtttttttttttgtcatgtgatGACGCACTGTGACGACACCGTACGCGCGGCGGACTTCCCCGCAGACTAACGGCGATGCGCGGCCAGGGAAGTCACGCAGGAGGAGCACGTGGAGGAGCGCCAGTCCGTGCGTTTCGGaagcacaactttttttttgtcataatgTGAAGCTTCAAACGCAAAAATGCGGATTAAGTGTTCGTCTCGAGCGGCTTGAATTCAAACCCACGCTGAGTTCATATTGTTCTTCTTGAAGATGAAAGCGCTCGTGAGGATGTTGGTCTTAAACTTTTTACTGCGCTGGGCTCCTGCAGACGCACAGGTAAGGACACGTCACGCAGCCACTTCACCAGCAATCTTTGAAATGACAACAGTCCTTTTTTCTGCTACTGTGGTCATATTGTTAGGATTATAACaaccacattttcattttatttcatatatttttttttaatataaatctATTTTCGAAAGCCTGTTGTTGTTTTCGTCCCGTATTTGTGGAGTTGTATCAATAGCCATCTGCCAAttttgcacacactcacactgcccCTGTTGGCTTTGCGGCATTGCATTATGCTTCTAATTAAATAGATTGCATGAAATCTGTGGCAGACtcctaaaaataatttaaaccaACAGCTCCTCTTAATGGTCAAC harbors:
- the LOC119215156 gene encoding uncharacterized protein LOC119215156, which encodes MEAERTDNASVRTRKSKSFQSTASSATVRARARAEAAKARAAFAEEEAQLKVERAAKEAELQLGKAKLEAKLGALELRRKAAAAIAQAEALEAAELDLEDSIKTDISSRANLQGEIVTRTKEYVEAQAEHNVVQTHASAHATFPAAASSEGSYVTWDPPSGRNLQLQERQEEVETHNRPSEHNTAPAKTKMIHQPLKPQLKAAAPSYVPVHAPYIPRVIPETEHLARFLARRDLVSTSLYQFDDKPENYLAWQSSFSNATTGLGLTSTEMLDLLIKWLGPESVKHIRRIRSVHVRNPDIALKKAWERLQECYAAPEVMEKSLFKRLDEFPRISNKDYGKLRDLGDLLMELQGAREEGYLTGLTYLDTARGIGPIVEKLPHGLQEKWLSVGSKFKEDNNGYFPPFNYFADFICHEARRRNDPSFIVLCANTNGPKSDKVVSNNYGRKISVHKTDISSGENSPPISPERKPGEKNCLIHNKPHPLRKCKVLRGNTLEERKSILKENGICFKCCTSASHLARDCKATVRCIECDSDRHHAAMHPGPPPQVYRRPTPPPDNGGEEEEHACDSTAISSHCTQVCGPEQIGRSCSKICLVRIYPQGQREKATNMYVILDDQSNRSLVRSDFFELFNIEGQSFPYSLKTCSGLVETSGRKAEGFQVESLDGQTILPLPPLIECNDILIDRSEIPTPDAARHHPHLRRVAAHIPGLDPKAEILILLGRDIVRVHKVRQQVNGPHNAPFAQRLDLGWVLVGDVCLGNAHKPAVSTFKTSVLENGRPSILRPCEGNMKLTEHVSHSREQKNKPHKASSKVLGLDVFNETESDNKPAPSIEDTIFLEIMEQETYRDTSNNWVAPLPFRVPRQRLSNNREQVFTRFTSLEKTLRRKTEMRDQFLEFMKKIFDNRHAEVAPPLEENEECWYLPTFGVYHPQKPGSIRVVFDSSAKYFGTSLNGILLSGPDLNNSLIGVLIRFRKEQVAVMADIQQMFHCFLVRRDHRNYLRFLWYRDNDMSKDIIDYRMRVHVFGNSPSPSVAIYGLRRAIHEGAHKHGEDTVQFVEHHFYVDDGLISVPTEAEAISLLRRTQASLSESNLRLHKFASNSETVLQAFAPEDRAVPKDLDLSGEATPVQRSLGLLWETTTDTFTFAVSEHKKPFTRRGVLSTVNSVFDPLGMVAPVTIEGKGLLRELSVNACDWDAPLPEQKLKQWEAWRESLHDLSNLHIPRSYTATSLPNAVHTELCVFSDASTKAIGAVAYLRTIQAEGQVEVGFILGKAKLAPQSEPTIPRLELCAAVLAVEVAELIRDELELKFDAIKFYCDSKVVLGYIHNQTKRFYVYVHNRVRRIRQSTSPNQWFYVNTEDNPADHASRSVPASQLTKTMWFTGPAFLHKPNSSDTDSSQTFELVNSESDMEIRPEVSSFLTQTQNRGFTVTRLQRFSCMRALTRAIALLIHIAGTYRHDKSSECKGWHHCNLPRTPDELLQARHIIIRAAQEDVFAKELTALELGNAVSKNSSLHKLRPVLEGGLMRVGGRLKHADLSAQEINPIIVPKTSHVSLLLVRQYHEEVKHQGRHLTEGALRAAGFWVIGGKRLVVSVLHNCVVCRKLRRRTEGQLMADLPPECLHTCPPFTYVGVDVFGPWQIVTRRTRGGQAQSKRWAMLFCCMSSRAVHIEIIDSLDTSSCINALRRFFAIRGPAKQIRSDRATNFVSAAKELGLSQQKSDITVQNFLSQHGCSWVFNPPHASHMGGSWERMIGLSRRILDGILLQDRVQLTHDLLCTLMMEVTAIINARPLVPVSTDPESPFALSPAMILTQKVGVTPPPGDFTDNDLLSRQWKQVQVLADRFWRRWRQEFLPTLQARHKWRDVQRDLKEGD